The following are encoded together in the Deinococcus soli (ex Cha et al. 2016) genome:
- a CDS encoding S1C family serine protease, with protein sequence MNKTLSILALTGSLVLGGLVGYDIHQRSETPTTAAPAPAESATTGAPARQGQMVQTLAQPYDSARARTESEANTVQVVRERRDGLVYISVTERDSSSAQAQLRQRLQQQLPFGFGDGGGQEQTGTGSGFFVTGSGDIITNNHVVEGASEITVRLHGSKKTYTAKVVARAPDFDLALIRAEGVPSSEIRALPLGDSDQLDVGLKAIAMGAPFGLDFSVSEGIISSLERQVPVGTKGVNQNVIQTDAAINPGNSGGPLLNSAGQVIGVNTQILTGGIGQSAGVGFAIPVNTVKKLLPELQAGKGTVIQTPSLGVGIGDVASLSADERKQAKLPDQGVLIGRVYQGSPAAAAGLKGSRTVTDESNGERTTLPGDVITAVDGQPITGVEELPQQIISRRIGETVTLTVIRDGQPRDVKVTLKAFDLAAAAQREDAQGQ encoded by the coding sequence ATGAACAAGACCCTGTCCATCCTGGCACTCACCGGCTCCCTGGTCCTGGGCGGTCTGGTCGGCTACGACATCCACCAGCGCAGTGAGACACCCACCACCGCGGCGCCCGCCCCGGCCGAGAGTGCGACGACCGGCGCGCCCGCCCGCCAGGGGCAGATGGTGCAGACCCTCGCGCAGCCGTACGACAGCGCCCGGGCCCGCACGGAATCCGAGGCCAACACCGTGCAGGTCGTCAGGGAGCGCCGCGACGGCCTGGTGTACATCAGCGTCACGGAACGCGACAGCAGCAGCGCCCAGGCCCAGCTGCGCCAGCGCCTCCAGCAGCAGCTCCCCTTCGGCTTCGGCGATGGTGGCGGGCAGGAGCAGACCGGGACCGGCAGCGGCTTCTTCGTGACGGGCAGCGGTGACATCATCACGAACAACCACGTCGTGGAGGGCGCGAGCGAGATCACGGTCCGCCTGCACGGCAGCAAGAAGACGTACACGGCGAAGGTCGTCGCCCGCGCGCCGGACTTCGACCTCGCCCTGATCCGCGCCGAGGGCGTGCCCAGCAGCGAGATCCGGGCGCTGCCGCTGGGGGACAGCGACCAGCTGGACGTGGGCCTGAAGGCCATCGCCATGGGCGCCCCGTTCGGTCTGGACTTCAGCGTGTCCGAGGGCATCATCAGCAGCCTGGAACGGCAGGTGCCGGTCGGCACGAAGGGCGTGAACCAGAACGTCATCCAGACCGACGCCGCCATCAACCCCGGCAACAGCGGCGGCCCACTCCTGAACAGCGCCGGGCAGGTCATCGGCGTGAACACCCAGATCCTCACCGGGGGGATCGGCCAGAGCGCCGGGGTGGGCTTCGCGATCCCCGTGAACACCGTCAAGAAACTCCTGCCGGAGTTGCAGGCGGGGAAGGGCACCGTCATCCAGACGCCCAGCCTGGGCGTCGGCATCGGTGACGTGGCCAGCCTGAGTGCCGACGAGCGCAAGCAGGCCAAGCTGCCCGACCAGGGCGTCCTGATCGGCCGGGTGTACCAGGGCAGCCCCGCCGCCGCCGCCGGTCTGAAGGGCAGCCGCACGGTCACCGACGAGTCCAACGGGGAGCGCACCACCCTGCCCGGCGACGTGATCACCGCCGTGGACGGCCAGCCCATCACGGGCGTGGAGGAGCTGCCGCAGCAGATCATCAGCCGCAGGATCGGCGAGACCGTCACCCTGACCGTCATCCGCGACGGGCAGCCGCGTGACGTGAAGGTCACCCTGAAGGCCTTCGATCTGGCGGCCGCCGCGCAGCGCGAGGACGCGCAGGGGCAGTAA
- the rpsP gene encoding 30S ribosomal protein S16 — MVKIRLSRFGSTHNPHYRIVVADARRPRDGGYIENLGHYDPRKTTENYLKVNVERAQYWLANGAQPTQTARRLLKSQGVKVS, encoded by the coding sequence ATGGTCAAGATTCGCCTGTCCCGCTTCGGTTCCACCCACAACCCCCACTACCGCATCGTCGTTGCCGACGCGCGCCGTCCCCGTGACGGTGGGTACATCGAGAACCTGGGCCACTACGACCCCCGCAAGACCACCGAGAACTACCTCAAGGTGAACGTCGAGCGCGCCCAGTACTGGCTCGCCAACGGCGCCCAGCCCACCCAGACCGCCCGCCGCCTGCTCAAGAGCCAGGGCGTCAAGGTTTCCTGA
- a CDS encoding ion transporter yields MSAPRTFRENLHSFLDPSDGAGPAERLFNALLVTLILLTIAVTILGTVPDVAREYGPAIRAFDYVCAFVFGLEYLGRLYVTPLRPGFDGTPRSYLRYATSPLPLIDLLVLISLMVPATTALASLRGLRLLKLLSLLKLGRYSDSLQLIGRVIRQRTGELLSTVLIVLVLVFIAASLLYQVESSAGTKGFESIPQALWWAVVTLTTTGYGDVYPATPLGKAAAGLIMLFGVGMVALPAGMIASGFAEELSRLRQQETVACCPHCGKALE; encoded by the coding sequence ATGAGCGCGCCCAGGACCTTCCGGGAGAACCTGCACTCGTTCCTCGATCCGAGTGACGGCGCGGGCCCCGCCGAGCGGCTGTTCAATGCGCTGCTGGTCACGCTGATCCTGCTGACGATCGCCGTGACGATCCTGGGCACCGTCCCGGACGTTGCGCGGGAGTATGGGCCGGCCATCCGTGCGTTCGACTACGTGTGCGCGTTCGTGTTCGGCCTGGAGTACCTGGGGCGGCTGTACGTCACGCCGCTGCGGCCCGGCTTCGACGGCACCCCCCGTTCGTACCTGCGGTACGCGACCTCGCCACTGCCGCTGATCGACCTGCTGGTCCTGATCTCGCTCATGGTGCCTGCCACAACTGCCCTGGCCAGCCTGCGCGGCCTGCGCCTGCTGAAACTCCTGAGCCTGCTGAAGCTGGGCCGGTACTCGGACTCGCTGCAACTGATCGGGCGGGTCATCCGCCAGCGGACCGGGGAACTGCTGTCCACCGTGCTGATCGTGCTGGTCCTCGTGTTCATCGCCGCGAGCCTGCTGTACCAGGTGGAATCCAGTGCGGGGACCAAGGGTTTCGAGAGCATCCCGCAGGCACTGTGGTGGGCCGTCGTGACCCTGACCACCACCGGGTACGGCGACGTGTACCCCGCCACGCCGCTGGGCAAGGCCGCGGCTGGACTGATCATGCTGTTCGGGGTGGGCATGGTGGCCCTCCCGGCGGGCATGATCGCCAGCGGCTTCGCCGAGGAACTCTCGCGCCTGCGCCAGCAGGAAACGGTGGCCTGTTGCCCGCACTGCGGCAAGGCGCTGGAATAA
- a CDS encoding glutathionylspermidine synthase family protein — MIRRTVTPRPDWEARLREVGFTWFAPTPEHPVPYWSEDGYYAFTTDQIEQIRSASQELTNLVLEATGHAIERGRLAELGIPAFLHSAVRDSWEQDDPTVYMRLDLAYDGHSGVKLLEVNAQTPTSLLEAAVSQWQWLEDQQARGELPAGATQWNTIHEGLTEQWAHLKAARGVHEVAFSSARVEEDAATVTYLRELAGAAGLRTSFIFTEDLGTSPTEPYLLDTWSLPIRGLMWLWPFEFAWESRDSAFLASTGTRFIEPLWKAVTGSKGLLALLHELNPGHPNLLPATLTSGALGADVVRKPLYSREGQNVQLPGEASTPGAYADLPVVEQAYTELPTAQAPDGPRYPVLGVWVAGDEVCGLGIREGRSRVTDNRATFAPHVVLPG; from the coding sequence ATGATCCGGCGCACCGTGACACCCCGCCCGGACTGGGAGGCGCGGCTGCGCGAGGTGGGCTTCACGTGGTTCGCTCCCACGCCCGAGCATCCGGTGCCGTACTGGAGCGAGGACGGGTACTACGCCTTCACGACCGACCAGATCGAGCAGATCCGGTCCGCCAGTCAGGAACTGACGAACCTGGTGCTGGAAGCGACCGGGCACGCCATCGAACGTGGGCGGCTGGCGGAACTGGGCATCCCGGCGTTCCTGCACAGCGCCGTGCGGGACTCCTGGGAACAAGATGATCCGACGGTGTATATGCGCCTGGACCTTGCCTACGACGGCCACAGCGGCGTGAAGCTGCTGGAGGTCAACGCGCAGACCCCCACCAGTCTGCTGGAGGCGGCGGTCAGTCAGTGGCAGTGGCTCGAAGACCAGCAGGCGCGCGGCGAGCTGCCCGCAGGGGCAACCCAGTGGAACACCATTCATGAGGGCCTGACCGAACAGTGGGCGCACCTGAAAGCCGCGCGGGGCGTTCATGAGGTGGCCTTCTCCAGCGCCCGCGTCGAGGAGGACGCCGCGACCGTCACGTACCTGCGTGAACTGGCCGGGGCAGCGGGCCTGCGCACGTCATTCATCTTCACCGAGGACCTGGGCACCAGTCCCACCGAACCCTACCTGCTGGACACCTGGAGTCTGCCCATCCGGGGGCTGATGTGGCTGTGGCCGTTCGAGTTCGCGTGGGAGTCCCGCGACTCGGCGTTCCTGGCGAGCACCGGCACGCGCTTCATCGAGCCACTGTGGAAGGCCGTCACCGGCAGCAAGGGCCTGCTGGCGCTGCTGCACGAGCTGAACCCCGGGCACCCGAACCTGCTGCCCGCCACGCTCACGTCCGGCGCGCTGGGGGCGGACGTGGTGCGCAAGCCGCTGTACTCCCGCGAGGGACAGAACGTGCAGCTGCCCGGCGAGGCCAGCACGCCCGGCGCGTACGCCGACCTGCCCGTGGTCGAGCAGGCGTACACCGAACTGCCCACCGCGCAGGCCCCGGACGGCCCCAGGTACCCGGTGCTGGGCGTGTGGGTCGCCGGGGATGAGGTGTGCGGCCTGGGCATCCGAGAGGGACGCTCACGCGTGACGGACAACCGCGCCACCTTCGCGCCGCATGTGGTGCTGCCCGGATGA
- a CDS encoding cell division protein FtsX — protein MKYHLRQALLAMRGNVTATLATLMTMTLTLLMLGFVLLLTLNVNRTIEQLEGQVEVAAFLAGDAQDESLLAQARAIPQVRDARLVTSTQVLTEMTQDSPFARDAAALVGNPYPDTLRLRVARVEDTRTVAAQVAALPGVDDVEYGAGYVDTTVRTLSAVRLAGYLLVGLLLLGTLFNILNAVRVAMYARRDEISVMRLLGATRGFIRMPHVLEGLIVGALAAALALAILTPAYLSLTQRVQQLAPVFPVVRDPGTLAPLLGGVACLGILIGLLGSVFATRRYLQELE, from the coding sequence ATGAAGTACCACCTGAGGCAGGCGCTGCTCGCCATGCGCGGCAACGTCACGGCCACCCTGGCCACGCTGATGACCATGACCCTAACCCTGCTGATGCTGGGCTTCGTGCTGCTGCTCACGCTGAACGTGAACCGCACCATCGAGCAGCTGGAGGGGCAGGTGGAGGTCGCGGCGTTCCTGGCGGGCGACGCGCAGGACGAATCGCTGCTCGCGCAGGCCCGCGCGATCCCGCAGGTCCGTGACGCGCGACTGGTCACGAGCACGCAGGTGCTGACCGAGATGACGCAGGACTCCCCGTTCGCGCGGGACGCGGCCGCGCTCGTCGGGAACCCTTACCCGGACACGCTGCGCCTGCGGGTGGCCCGCGTGGAGGACACCCGCACGGTCGCCGCGCAGGTCGCCGCGCTGCCCGGCGTGGACGACGTCGAGTACGGCGCCGGGTACGTGGACACCACTGTGCGGACCCTGAGTGCCGTGCGGCTGGCCGGGTACCTGCTGGTGGGCCTGCTGCTGCTGGGCACGCTGTTCAACATCCTGAACGCCGTGCGGGTCGCCATGTACGCCCGCCGCGACGAGATCAGCGTCATGCGTCTGCTGGGCGCCACGCGCGGCTTCATCCGCATGCCGCACGTCCTGGAGGGCCTGATCGTGGGCGCCCTGGCCGCGGCCCTGGCCCTGGCGATCCTGACCCCGGCGTACCTGAGCCTCACGCAGCGCGTGCAGCAGCTCGCCCCGGTCTTCCCCGTCGTGCGCGACCCCGGCACCCTCGCCCCGCTGCTGGGCGGCGTGGCCTGCCTGGGCATCCTGATCGGGCTGCTGGGCAGCGTGTTCGCCACCCGCCGCTACCTCCAGGAGCTGGAGTGA
- the malQ gene encoding 4-alpha-glucanotransferase, producing MTIPRSSGVLLHPTSLPGPFGIGELGQYARAFVDWLALAGQKYWQVMPLGPTGYGDSPYQAFSAFAGNPYLIDLNALREHGLLEDKDFNVLPEFNPGKVDFGQQYVWRNQMLERAYARYAFGDAQHLKPDFDAFKAEEADWLDDYALFMALKNAHGGLPWNAWEPGTRDRDPQVIASARTRLKEEIERVKFIQFLFFRQWTVLRRYAAEKGIEIIGDIPIFVAMDSSDAWANRDQFYFDDQGQPTVVAGVPPDYFSETGQLWGNPLYNWDVMDRDGYQWWIKRFQGSLKLFDVIRIDHFRGFAASWEIPFPAETAIHGQWMPARGHEMFEAVRNALGTLPIIAEDLGVITPDVETLRDDFDFPGMAVLQFAFGGGDFSVNDFLPHNLRENQVVYTGTHDNDTTRGWWRNADELERHNFRVYTSSDPTEDTFAAQLTRMAFESRARLAVVPLQDLLNLGTEARMNLPGTTGQHNWTWRYAAADLRPDLARSLRDLTEATGR from the coding sequence ATGACCATTCCACGATCCAGCGGCGTCCTGCTGCACCCCACCAGCCTTCCCGGCCCTTTCGGAATCGGCGAACTCGGCCAGTACGCCCGCGCGTTCGTCGACTGGCTCGCCCTGGCCGGCCAGAAGTACTGGCAGGTCATGCCCCTGGGCCCCACCGGGTACGGCGACAGCCCCTACCAGGCGTTCAGCGCCTTCGCCGGGAACCCCTACCTGATCGACCTGAACGCCCTGCGCGAACACGGCCTGCTGGAGGACAAGGACTTCAACGTCCTGCCCGAATTCAACCCCGGCAAGGTCGACTTCGGCCAGCAGTACGTGTGGCGTAACCAGATGCTGGAACGCGCCTACGCCCGCTACGCCTTCGGGGACGCCCAGCACCTGAAGCCCGACTTCGACGCCTTCAAGGCCGAGGAAGCCGACTGGCTCGACGACTACGCCCTGTTCATGGCGCTGAAGAACGCCCACGGCGGCCTGCCCTGGAACGCCTGGGAACCCGGCACCCGCGACCGCGACCCCCAGGTGATCGCCAGCGCCCGCACCCGCCTGAAAGAAGAGATCGAACGGGTGAAGTTCATCCAGTTCCTGTTCTTCCGCCAGTGGACGGTCCTGCGCCGCTACGCCGCCGAGAAGGGCATCGAGATCATCGGGGACATCCCGATCTTCGTCGCCATGGACAGCAGCGACGCCTGGGCGAACCGCGACCAGTTCTACTTCGATGACCAGGGCCAGCCCACCGTCGTCGCGGGCGTCCCGCCGGACTACTTCAGCGAGACCGGGCAGCTGTGGGGCAACCCCCTGTACAACTGGGACGTCATGGACAGGGACGGCTACCAGTGGTGGATCAAGCGCTTCCAGGGCAGCCTGAAACTGTTCGACGTGATCCGCATCGACCACTTCCGGGGCTTCGCGGCCTCCTGGGAGATCCCGTTCCCCGCCGAGACCGCCATTCACGGCCAGTGGATGCCCGCCAGGGGGCACGAGATGTTCGAGGCCGTCCGGAACGCCCTGGGCACCCTGCCGATCATCGCGGAGGACCTGGGCGTCATCACGCCCGACGTGGAGACACTCCGCGACGACTTCGACTTCCCCGGCATGGCCGTCCTCCAGTTCGCGTTCGGTGGCGGGGACTTCAGCGTGAACGACTTCCTGCCCCACAACCTCCGGGAGAACCAGGTCGTGTACACCGGCACGCACGACAACGACACCACGCGCGGCTGGTGGCGGAACGCCGACGAACTCGAACGGCACAACTTCCGCGTGTACACCAGCAGCGACCCCACCGAGGACACCTTCGCGGCGCAACTGACCCGCATGGCCTTCGAGAGCCGCGCCCGGCTGGCCGTCGTGCCCCTCCAGGACCTGCTGAACCTCGGCACCGAGGCCCGCATGAACCTCCCCGGCACGACGGGACAGCACAACTGGACCTGGCGGTACGCCGCGGCTGACCTCCGCCCAGACCTCGCCCGCAGCCTGCGGGACCTGACCGAGGCGACCGGACGGTAA
- a CDS encoding divergent PAP2 family protein translates to MNSFADLLSNRWLWVAVLSSTAAQLLKVFLILLIERRWRPGAFMETGGMPSSHSAMVAALTTGVGITEGVGSPLFAASAVFALIVMYDATGVRHSSGQQARLLNDLVEELRAVVREGFAPLPLRVLLGHTYLEVLVGTLLGVAAGFIAFSR, encoded by the coding sequence GTGAACTCGTTCGCTGACCTGCTGAGCAACCGCTGGCTGTGGGTGGCCGTCCTGAGCAGCACCGCCGCGCAGCTTCTCAAGGTGTTCCTGATCCTCCTGATCGAACGCCGCTGGCGCCCCGGCGCGTTCATGGAGACCGGCGGCATGCCCAGCAGCCACTCCGCGATGGTCGCCGCGCTCACCACCGGCGTCGGTATCACCGAGGGCGTCGGCAGCCCGCTGTTCGCCGCGAGTGCCGTGTTCGCCCTGATCGTCATGTACGACGCGACCGGCGTGCGCCACAGCAGCGGCCAGCAGGCCCGGCTGCTGAACGACCTCGTCGAGGAACTCCGTGCCGTCGTCCGCGAGGGCTTCGCGCCGCTGCCCTTGCGGGTGCTGCTGGGCCACACCTACCTGGAGGTGCTTGTCGGGACGCTGCTCGGCGTGGCGGCCGGGTTCATCGCCTTCAGCCGCTGA
- a CDS encoding murein hydrolase activator EnvC family protein has translation MGAARALALTLLLGVGSAQDTSTRLDQLQQQLQEQRQLSAQKARELAAARARIQNLTAQQRQTLTQLDDLARRTATLENELATVTARVALAQRQLTDTTEQLTVTRAQVERLQGDVREVMQLMYRQRSGQYLQLLSQARSLPDLLIRLRYTNMAGEYQTQVLAGLRAQATALRTQEQAQRQQTAELKKLQAQRTEKLGALRAQRQQQNALLARLRTSEQGQRTLAAQRAAEQALAAQQVDQLVGQVVAERARLEAERQRRLEEERRRREEEARRIREAQERARQEALRLAQLRQAQAAAAARQAQAARAAQLQRDQQARAAQLERERQALAQRQAQVQQAQAQVEQQLAPLPPVSGPAGFPLPGGRVLAAYGANGAPWVVLTGASQVVAAEGGNVLAVTSYASLGWVVLIDHGSSVSAYLGLRDPLISVGSRVARGTPLGAVGGSSIIGPGNMAFQLRQGGQPVAPRF, from the coding sequence ATGGGGGCCGCCCGCGCGCTGGCACTGACGCTGCTGCTGGGCGTCGGGAGCGCGCAGGACACGAGCACCCGCCTGGACCAGCTGCAACAGCAGCTTCAGGAGCAGCGGCAGCTGAGCGCCCAGAAGGCCCGTGAACTCGCCGCGGCGCGCGCCCGCATCCAGAACCTGACCGCGCAGCAGCGCCAGACCCTCACGCAGCTGGACGACCTCGCCCGGCGCACCGCGACGCTGGAGAACGAACTGGCCACCGTCACCGCCCGCGTGGCCCTCGCTCAGCGGCAGCTGACCGACACCACCGAGCAGCTGACCGTCACGCGCGCCCAGGTCGAGCGGCTTCAGGGAGACGTGCGCGAGGTCATGCAGCTCATGTACCGCCAGCGCAGCGGGCAGTACCTGCAGCTGCTCTCGCAGGCGCGTAGCCTCCCGGACCTGCTGATCCGCCTGCGGTACACCAACATGGCCGGCGAGTACCAGACGCAGGTCCTGGCCGGCCTGCGCGCGCAGGCCACCGCGCTACGCACGCAGGAGCAGGCGCAGCGGCAGCAGACCGCCGAACTGAAGAAACTCCAGGCGCAGCGGACCGAGAAACTCGGCGCGCTGCGCGCCCAGCGGCAGCAGCAGAACGCCCTGCTGGCCCGGCTGCGGACCAGCGAGCAGGGCCAGCGGACCCTGGCCGCGCAGCGCGCCGCCGAACAGGCCCTCGCCGCGCAGCAGGTCGATCAGCTCGTCGGGCAGGTCGTCGCCGAGCGCGCCCGCCTGGAGGCCGAGCGGCAGCGCCGCCTGGAAGAGGAACGCCGTCGACGCGAGGAGGAGGCGCGCCGTATCCGCGAGGCGCAGGAACGCGCGCGGCAGGAGGCGCTGCGTCTGGCGCAGCTGCGTCAGGCGCAGGCGGCCGCCGCGGCCCGGCAGGCCCAGGCGGCCCGCGCCGCGCAGCTCCAGCGGGACCAGCAGGCGCGCGCCGCGCAGCTGGAACGCGAGCGGCAGGCCCTCGCGCAGCGGCAGGCGCAGGTGCAGCAGGCCCAGGCGCAGGTCGAGCAGCAGCTCGCACCCCTGCCGCCCGTCAGCGGCCCGGCGGGTTTCCCGCTGCCCGGCGGGCGGGTCCTGGCCGCGTACGGCGCGAACGGCGCCCCGTGGGTCGTGCTGACCGGCGCGTCCCAGGTGGTCGCCGCCGAGGGCGGGAACGTCCTGGCGGTCACGTCGTACGCGTCGCTGGGCTGGGTGGTGCTGATCGATCACGGCAGCAGCGTCAGCGCGTACCTGGGTCTGCGCGACCCGCTGATCAGCGTGGGCAGCCGCGTGGCGCGCGGCACCCCGCTGGGCGCGGTGGGCGGCAGCTCGATCATCGGGCCGGGCAACATGGCCTTCCAGCTCCGGCAGGGCGGGCAACCGGTCGCGCCGCGCTTCTGA
- a CDS encoding S41 family peptidase, whose product MNAKRMTVVGAALAATAAVAYAQLGGYTPVNLSSSKEGKSLIQVLNDLNRYYLYPVDQDKVLRGAITGALGSLGDEFTYYSEPEDNAIDAANLQGEFYGIGVTLVAANADGTGGKIDNVFKTGAASTAGVQIGDVFLKIGDKDVTGAKLNEIVRLVRGEKGTQVNVTFARDGKPYTVKMERQPVQIVSVESTVLPGGVGYIALNTFYNEKASEQFRAAVADMKKKNVQKLILDLRDNGGGLLNAGVDVADQFLGSGPIVSLRDRAKNTQVFGSATNRPTDYTGKLVVLVNKNSASASEVVSGALQDTGRAQVIGEQTFGKGVAQTPITLPDGGKAAIVSNEWLTPKGRQIHKKGVTPDIEVKDTRYTTPVNFSGSGVKPGETLTLTLEGKPVTVTADKDGKFSYTGEVKRPTRSAQQGEAVVDVQGDAILKKAIEVLGQ is encoded by the coding sequence GTGAACGCCAAACGCATGACTGTCGTGGGGGCCGCGCTGGCCGCCACCGCCGCTGTCGCCTACGCGCAGCTGGGCGGGTACACCCCGGTGAACCTGAGCAGCAGCAAGGAAGGCAAGAGCCTCATTCAGGTGCTGAACGACCTGAACCGCTACTACCTGTACCCCGTGGATCAGGACAAGGTGCTGCGCGGCGCCATCACCGGCGCGCTGGGCAGCCTGGGCGACGAATTCACGTACTACAGCGAACCCGAGGACAACGCCATCGACGCCGCGAACCTCCAGGGCGAGTTCTACGGGATCGGCGTGACGCTGGTCGCCGCGAACGCCGACGGCACCGGCGGGAAGATCGACAACGTCTTCAAGACCGGCGCGGCCTCCACCGCTGGGGTGCAGATCGGGGACGTGTTCCTGAAGATCGGCGACAAGGACGTGACCGGCGCGAAACTGAACGAGATCGTGCGTCTCGTGCGTGGCGAGAAGGGCACCCAGGTCAACGTGACCTTCGCCCGCGACGGCAAGCCGTACACCGTGAAGATGGAACGCCAGCCGGTGCAGATCGTCAGCGTGGAATCCACCGTGCTGCCCGGAGGCGTCGGGTACATCGCGCTGAACACCTTCTACAACGAGAAGGCCAGCGAGCAGTTCCGCGCCGCCGTGGCCGACATGAAGAAGAAGAACGTGCAGAAACTGATCCTGGACCTGCGCGACAACGGCGGCGGCCTGCTGAACGCCGGGGTGGACGTCGCCGACCAGTTCCTGGGCAGCGGTCCGATCGTCAGCCTGCGCGACCGCGCGAAGAACACCCAGGTGTTCGGCAGCGCCACCAACCGCCCCACCGACTACACCGGCAAACTGGTCGTCCTGGTGAACAAGAACAGCGCCAGCGCCAGCGAGGTCGTGTCCGGCGCGCTGCAGGACACGGGCCGCGCGCAGGTCATCGGCGAGCAGACCTTCGGCAAGGGCGTCGCGCAGACCCCCATCACCCTGCCCGACGGCGGCAAGGCGGCCATCGTGTCCAACGAGTGGCTGACCCCCAAGGGCCGCCAGATCCACAAGAAGGGCGTCACGCCCGACATTGAAGTCAAGGATACCCGCTACACCACTCCCGTGAACTTCAGCGGCAGCGGCGTGAAACCCGGCGAGACCCTCACCCTGACTCTCGAGGGCAAACCCGTGACCGTCACCGCCGACAAGGACGGGAAGTTCAGCTACACCGGCGAGGTCAAGCGCCCCACCCGCAGCGCCCAGCAGGGCGAGGCCGTCGTGGACGTGCAGGGCGACGCCATCCTGAAGAAGGCCATCGAGGTGCTCGGGCAGTAA
- the ftsE gene encoding cell division ATP-binding protein FtsE encodes MIDFKHVTLEYPVTRTLALDDVSLNIGKGEFVYLVGHSGAGKSSFMNLVLKRALPSRGEVRVAGEPLSAYRGRRTSILRRRMGTVFQDNLLLPHLNAFDNVAFALRVTGVPQREWPQRVTAALRTVGLEHKKYALPLQLSLGEQQRVAIARAIVGNPPLLLADEPTGNLDPDNSREVLKVLQNVNLRGTTVIVATHAKDLVETFRHRTLTLRKGKLVRDDPYGGYAL; translated from the coding sequence GTGATCGATTTCAAGCACGTGACCCTGGAGTACCCCGTGACCCGCACCCTCGCGCTGGATGACGTGTCCCTGAACATCGGCAAGGGCGAGTTCGTGTACCTCGTGGGGCATTCCGGCGCCGGGAAGAGCTCCTTCATGAATCTGGTCCTGAAGCGGGCGCTGCCCAGCCGGGGCGAGGTGCGCGTGGCGGGCGAACCGCTCTCGGCGTACCGGGGGCGGCGCACGTCCATCCTGCGCCGCCGCATGGGCACCGTCTTCCAGGACAACCTGCTGCTGCCGCACCTGAACGCCTTCGACAACGTGGCGTTCGCGCTGCGCGTGACCGGCGTCCCGCAGCGCGAGTGGCCGCAGCGGGTCACGGCGGCCCTGCGGACCGTGGGCCTGGAACATAAGAAGTACGCGCTGCCGCTGCAACTGTCGCTGGGCGAGCAGCAGCGCGTGGCCATCGCGCGGGCCATCGTCGGAAACCCGCCGCTGCTGCTGGCGGACGAACCTACCGGGAACCTCGACCCGGACAACAGCCGCGAGGTGCTGAAGGTGCTCCAGAACGTGAACCTGCGCGGCACGACCGTGATCGTCGCCACGCACGCCAAGGACCTCGTGGAAACCTTCCGGCACCGCACGCTGACGCTGCGCAAGGGCAAGCTGGTCCGCGACGACCCGTATGGCGGGTACGCGCTGTGA
- a CDS encoding cob(I)yrinic acid a,c-diamide adenosyltransferase has product MKLYTKTGDGGTTGLYGADRVSKANIRVEAYGTVDELNSAIGVARAHGPSAEMDADLEYLQNALFDVGADLATRSGTTYEKKISRMDEQDTAFIEAMIDRYQEGAPPFTGFVHPGGTPVAASLHVARTVARRAEREVIRLLHEEDANAHVQVYLNRLSDLLFVMARAANQAAGIGEHAWLVKGRR; this is encoded by the coding sequence ATGAAGCTCTACACGAAGACGGGGGACGGCGGTACGACCGGCCTGTACGGCGCGGACCGCGTCAGCAAGGCGAACATCCGCGTGGAAGCGTACGGCACGGTGGACGAACTGAACAGCGCCATCGGCGTGGCCCGCGCGCACGGCCCCAGTGCCGAGATGGACGCCGACCTCGAGTACCTCCAGAACGCCCTGTTCGATGTCGGGGCCGACCTCGCCACCCGCAGCGGCACCACGTACGAGAAGAAGATCAGCCGCATGGACGAGCAGGACACCGCGTTCATCGAGGCGATGATCGACCGCTACCAGGAAGGCGCGCCACCCTTCACGGGCTTCGTGCACCCCGGCGGCACTCCGGTCGCCGCGAGCCTGCACGTGGCCCGCACGGTCGCCCGCCGCGCCGAACGCGAGGTGATCCGCCTCCTGCACGAGGAGGACGCCAACGCGCACGTGCAGGTGTACCTGAACCGCCTGTCGGACCTGCTGTTCGTCATGGCCCGCGCCGCGAACCAGGCCGCCGGGATCGGGGAACACGCGTGGCTGGTCAAGGGCCGCCGCTGA